In the Neodiprion virginianus isolate iyNeoVirg1 chromosome 2, iyNeoVirg1.1, whole genome shotgun sequence genome, ACGCGGACAACGTCAGCGTATTACTGCCACCAAAATCATTGCTGGAAGTTCCATTAGGCAGATCTATCAAGTATGTGAGTCCACCAAGCGTGATATGGTCCTGAAGGTTTTTGCCGACTCCAGGACTTTCATGAACGAGCTCAAGTCCTAGCTCGTCAAGGTGTTCCCTCGGCCCGACGCCCGAGAGTATCAGAATCTGCGGGGACTGAATCGCGCCGGCCGAGATAATGACCTCCTTCCTAGCGTGGACAGTGTACATCTCTCCACCTCTTCGAAACTGGACAGCATAGGCGATCTTCGTCATAGTGTTGATGAGGATCTTCTGAACGGTGCATTCCGTGCCGATGTGGAGATTCTGCCGCTGGCTCGCCGAGCGAAGGTAGGCCTTGGCAGTGCTACACCTCAGCCCGTCCCTTAATGTGCCGGGAGCCAAGGTGAAGCCTGTCTGAGTGGCGCCGTTGACGTCCACCGCGTTGAATCCCAGCTCCTTACCAGCCTGCAGAAAGAATTCACTCAAGGGTTTGTGGTGTCTGAATTCCTCGACGGTAAGGTAGCCATCCCTTCCGTGGTATGGCGAATCTTCGAGTTCGGGGATCGAGATGTTCTCCGCTTTCTTGAAGTATGGCAGGACGTCGTCATATCCCCATCCTGGATTTCCCGCATCCCTCCACTCATCATAGTCTCGTCCATTTCCCCGGGCATAGATCATGGCATTGAGCACACTGCTTCCGCCGAGCACTTTACCCCTTGGCCAGCTGCAGCGATGGCCTTTCATGCCCTGGCAGTAGCGCGTCGATTGCTCGGTTTTGAAGGACCAATCCAAGTCCGTTAGCTGGAGCATCGGCATCAGCATTGGAACATCCGAAATCGGTGGTTCGTCTCTTCCCGCCTCCAGCGCCAACACCGTCGAACTTCCATCCTCTGACAATCTGTTCGCTATGACGGATCCCGCGGAGCCGCAGCCGATCACAACGTAGTCGTAACTGGGGCTCATGTCCTCCGGGACAACCGGCGTCACTCGATTTCCCTGGTCTACTAAGTCAGGCCGCAGGAGAATTATTAGTACTTCTAATATTCCTATGAATGCCAGGTTAAACCCCGACTGCAGAAGTGCCGCCAAGGCACTTAACGCTTCCATATTCATCTGCCTACGAAGTATTCCAAACTAATTAACCTCACAACGTAACAGAATAGCTCAATATATAACACCAAGTACTTGGTTCTACTGCCCTAGCTTTTGTTCGTCGACTCCATAAATTACAGGTTAGTATTGGGTAATCAGCAATACAGTGTCCATAATTAGTATAATTCAGAACTTGAAACGGACCGATAAACTCGTAGGTTGAAGCATGCATTATTCTTTAGATAAACTAGACGTCTTATAGCACCATTACTCTTCgctatgataataatattcaaatattttatgtgAAAACATACTTCGAGCCTCGATCAATCGGCAAATTTCTCACCACCTCATGGGTAGATAATTCTCCAGTTTGGATAGATAGGGGTCTTATAATAAAACTGATCAAATTAGTTCAATACTGCCACGTCATACGGGCAaacatgtataattttatattataaataaatttacataaTACGTTATATAAGAGTAAATATTTACAGAACTTAAATATGTCGGAATTTGTTGCGTCTTACGCAATAACGGAGTCACGTGGCGTTTACCAAAAGTAAAGAAATGCTTCATCGAGTTACGTGAAGATTTCGTTATATGTACtttgtttgaatattaaactttatttatgttttgtCAATACGGATTTCGGCACAGTTAGTTGCATCATTATTAGTCACGTATTTTGTCGTGAGAAATATTTCTGTGaaattttgccaatttttatgaatattgGAATCGCCTTCATCTTTGTCAGGTATAATTTCGATCTCAAAACCACTCTGCTCCTCAAACTGGTCGTCGATAATATGGCGTTTTAGCTTAACAGCTTCCAACTGATTGTGCACCATCTCTACCTCCTTCTCCCATTCCTCCTTTTCGCGATCGTCGTCCAGATAGTCGGAGTCGTCTTCTAGATCAATTCGCAAGTTCCCACGGCCAACACTGCTGCTAAACCTGTCGATTTGATTATCTCTAAAGGCCATCATCATCTGCTCCTTCTGCTGACCCTGCTTGACTTGTCTATTTCTCAACGCGTGCACGCCCAGAATCCTCAGTTGCTTCTTATCGTCCACTGAATGCTTCGTTAATGGTTTATCGCAGATATCTTCCCAGTCCTCCTTTATCAGATCAGCCGCTTTCTCGGCTATCATGATCGTCGGCGCGTTGGTATTGCCCGTCACGATATTTGGCATCACAGAAGCGTCTACTATCCTCAGTGCGTGTACACCATAAACCCTGAGCCGCGGATCCACTACAGCCATGCGGTCATCGGTTGGGCCCATTTTACAAGTGCTGGTAGGATGATAAATCGTCATCGTGTAATGCTGTGCATGGCAGCGCCAGTAATCATCGGAAGGAAATGCAAAGTGCGCACATTCcggtattttatttgaatttggaCGAGCGCCAAATCTCTTCATAGTCGGAGTTTGACTAAGGTTGTAGATAATTTTCGCCCCTTCGACCTGCATAACAAAAACGTTGTCGAAATCGGGTCTACTAATTAATTCGATCAACATTTTTGCGGAGAGAAGCTTTACTAACCAGGATATCCAAATCATGCGGATCGCTGAAATAGTTCGGAACTATGATCGGATGATGCCTTGGATTTGCGTCCTTCAACTTGATGTAACCTCTGCTCTTCGGGCGCAATAACAACGGTACGACGTTGTAGGTATCTTCATAAAGGATGCCCTCGAACATATTCGCGAAAAAATCGTCCTTGAGTCCACATACACGTTTTCCAAACAGCCCACCGTCCGAATTGTCTGCCACCGAAGCGAGGAAAAGCTGAACATCGGGATAATCCATCGTCGCATTGGCATAGCTGAAAGAGAATAgaatgaatgatttttaacCATCTTGAATACTTATCTTGAAGATATTTACATCGTGTTTACGAAGCCCATGGCTTCGCATTCTGGAACATTGTAAAGAGCTCCTCTCTCCTCAGCCAAGAATTGCTTGATCGTCGAGAGGGTAAGAAACCTGGGCAATACAAAGCAGATTCCGGTTTTCTCTGGGCAGTCAGAAGGTGAATCGATCAAGTAAGTAAGTCCACCGATGGCTACGTGGTCCTGAAGATTCTTGCCAACGCCAGGGCTGTCATAAATGACTGGAACCCCGACCTCCTCGAGGTGCTCCTTGGGTCCGATTCCCGAGAGCATGAGCACGTGCGGTGACTGCACGGATCCGGCAGAAAGTATGATCTCGTTCCTG is a window encoding:
- the LOC124299256 gene encoding glucose dehydrogenase [FAD, quinone]-like gives rise to the protein MTVMGAYSAARIALSYGPELSFLVFLRFLIVLMRQDIIDRDNRVQIISTRKMYESYDFIVIGGGSAGCVVANRLSENQNWTVLLLEAGGDETVLSDVPLVFPTLQLTAMDWQFKTESSTKYCQGMINNQCNWPRGKVLGGSSVLNAMLYVRGNRRDYDQWRDMGNTGWSYDEVLPYFKKSENVMIPELAKSPFHGTGGYLTIERFRNNTPIAKQFLAAGREIGYEEIDINGATQTGFSYSHGTLRDGLRCSTAKAFLRSASRRKNLHVSAHSTVEKILIHETTKTAYGVKFRRGSRNYIVYARNEIILSAGSVQSPHVLMLSGIGPKEHLEEVGVPVIYDSPGVGKNLQDHVAIGGLTYLIDSPSDCPEKTGICFVLPRFLTLSTIKQFLAEERGALYNVPECEAMGFVNTIYANATMDYPDVQLFLASVADNSDGGLFGKRVCGLKDDFFANMFEGILYEDTYNVVPLLLRPKSRGYIKLKDANPRHHPIIVPNYFSDPHDLDILVEGAKIIYNLSQTPTMKRFGARPNSNKIPECAHFAFPSDDYWRCHAQHYTMTIYHPTSTCKMGPTDDRMAVVDPRLRVYGVHALRIVDASVMPNIVTGNTNAPTIMIAEKAADLIKEDWEDICDKPLTKHSVDDKKQLRILGVHALRNRQVKQGQQKEQMMMAFRDNQIDRFSSSVGRGNLRIDLEDDSDYLDDDREKEEWEKEVEMVHNQLEAVKLKRHIIDDQFEEQSGFEIEIIPDKDEGDSNIHKNWQNFTEIFLTTKYVTNNDATNCAEIRIDKT
- the LOC124299263 gene encoding glucose dehydrogenase [FAD, quinone]-like, encoding MNMEALSALAALLQSGFNLAFIGILEVLIILLRPDLVDQGNRVTPVVPEDMSPSYDYVVIGCGSAGSVIANRLSEDGSSTVLALEAGRDEPPISDVPMLMPMLQLTDLDWSFKTEQSTRYCQGMKGHRCSWPRGKVLGGSSVLNAMIYARGNGRDYDEWRDAGNPGWGYDDVLPYFKKAENISIPELEDSPYHGRDGYLTVEEFRHHKPLSEFFLQAGKELGFNAVDVNGATQTGFTLAPGTLRDGLRCSTAKAYLRSASQRQNLHIGTECTVQKILINTMTKIAYAVQFRRGGEMYTVHARKEVIISAGAIQSPQILILSGVGPREHLDELGLELVHESPGVGKNLQDHITLGGLTYLIDLPNGTSSNDFGGSNTLTLSALTDFLKNATGPMYDLSTNEVLGFVNTKFSDGDLDWPDIQYHFATLSQNGRASSIIAKRNNNLRDEFFDSLFSNILDHAAFEMAPTLLRPRSRGYITLRDADPDSPPIIVPNYFGDPHDLDVLVQGALIAYNLSQTPTMKLLNTRLNPNRIPECSHFSLPSEEYFRCHARFYSLTIYHPGCTCKMGPASDAMAVVNGRLEVHGVKRLRVVDASIMPNLPSGNINAPVIMIAEKAAHMIKEDWSIL